Proteins encoded by one window of Rutidosis leptorrhynchoides isolate AG116_Rl617_1_P2 chromosome 7, CSIRO_AGI_Rlap_v1, whole genome shotgun sequence:
- the LOC139857255 gene encoding E3 ubiquitin-protein ligase RGLG2-like yields MGGKSSKRAVSGRYASCGSTSNSNSNSNSYGYPQYPQPNLSQPYVSPSPYQSYADQAPAIKKKLERKFSRIDDNFNNLQQVTDALAHAGLESSNLIVGVDFTKSNEWTGARSFNRRSLHHIGNDMNPYEEAISIIGRTLASFDEDNLIPCFGFGDASTHDQEVFSFLEDDKFCDGFEEVLRRYRELVPQLRLAGPTSFAPIIEMAITIVEQSGGQYHVLLIIADGQVTRSVDTEHGHLSQQERKTVEAIVKASEYPLSIILVGVGDGPWDMMREFDDNIPARAFDNFQFVNFTEIMSKNINRSKKEAEFALAALMEIPSQYKATLELNILGASRGKAKDRIALPPPRYGSTASHASKPSGNTISSQPTSHSFQGRAKMVNTGYPEDSTSDSQLCAICITNPKDMAFGCGHQTCCNCGKDLLLCPICRDQIETRIKLY; encoded by the exons ATGGGTGGCAAAAGCTCAAAAAGGGCGGTTTCGGGTAGGTATGCATCATGTGGGTCAACCTCGAACTCGAACTCGAACTCGAACTCATATGGCTATCCACAGTATCCTCAACCTAATTTGAGCCAGCCGTATGTTTCTCCTTCACCGTATCAAAGCTACGCTGATCAGGCTCCTGCTATTAAGAAGAAGCTCGAGAGAAAATTTTCAAGAatagatgataattttaataacttaCAGCAG GTTACCGATGCCCTAGCACACGCTGGTTTGGAGTCTTCAAATTTGATCGTCGGGGTAGATTTCACGAAGAGCAATGAGTGGACAG gTGCTAGGTCGTTTAATCGAAGAAGCTTGCATCACATTGGAAACGATATGAACCCTTACGAAGAAGCAATATCAATTATTGGGAGGACACTTGCTTCATTTGATGAGGATAACTTAATTCCCTGTTTTGGATTCGGGGATG CTTCGACACATGACCAAGAAGTGTTTAGTTTCCTCGAGGATGACAAATTTTGTGACGGATTTGAGGAGGTTTTGAGACGATACAGGGAATTAGTACCTCAATTACGGCTTGCAG GACCTACATCGTTTGCCCCTATTATCGAGATGGCCATTACCATTGTTGAGCAAAGTGGTGGTCAGTATCACGTTTTGTTGATAATAGCTGATGGGCAG GTTACTAGAAGCGTTGACACTGAACATGGCCATCTGAGTCAACAGGAGAGGAAAACCGTTGAGGCAATTGTGAAAGCCAG tgagTATCCGTTGTCAATAATTTTAGTTGGGGTTGGAGATGGACCATGGGATATGATGAGGGAATTTGACGATAATATCCCTGCTCGAGCTTTCGATAATTTTCAG TTCGTAAACTTTACAGAAATAATGTCAAAGAACATCAATCGGTCTAAGAAGGAAGCAGAGTTTGCTCTTGCTGCATTAATGGAAATACCGTCACAGTACAAGGCTACGTTAGAGCTCAATATTCTGGG GGCTAGTAGAGGGAAAGCCAAAGATCGTATAGCTCTTCCTCCGCCTCGTTATGGTTCGACGGCTTCGCATGCATCAAAGCCATCAGGAAATACTATTAGCTCTCAACCAACTTCGCACTCATTTCAAGGAAGGGCGAAAATGGTCAATACTGGTTACCCTGAAGATTCCACTTCTGATAGCCAA CTCTGCGCAATCTGTATAACCAATCCCAAGGATATGGCCTTTGGCTGTGGGCACCAG ACATGTTGCAACTGTGGCAAAGATCTTCTGCTGTGCCCTATATGTCGGGATCAGATAGAAACAAGGATCAAGCTTTACTAA
- the LOC139857257 gene encoding 28 kDa ribonucleoprotein, chloroplastic-like — protein MSFSSCAAKPISNSKPLSSSTMSTFLISSSPSIFTKKIISLPLKPIKVLNLSASFTPFSIKKKPNSSRFVTFVQEEDNTLVVDQNEELSWGSENQESESDAVDGGGSDWTAETAVGEVAVEEEFSEPPEDAKIFVGNLPYDVDSEQLAQLFQQAGVVEISEVIYNRETDQSRGFGFVTMSTVEEAEKAVEMLNRYELGGRYLTVNKAAPRGSRPERTERAPQMTGPSYRIYVGNLPWDVDDVRLEQLFSEHGKVVNARVVYDRESGRSRGFGFVTMSTESELNDAIENLDGQSMGGRAIRVNVAEEKPRRF, from the exons atgtcCTTTTCTTCTTGTGCGGCAAAACCCATTTCCAATTCCAAACCCTTATCTTCATCAACCATGTCTACCTTCTTAatttcatcatcaccttcaattttcACTAAAAAAATCATTTCTTTACCATTAAAACCCATCAAGGTTCTCAATTTATCAGCTTCATTCACACCCTTTTCAATAAAAAAGAAACCCAATTCATCCCGCTttgtaacttttgttcaagaagaaGATAACACATTGGTTGTTGACCAAAATGAAGAATTGAGTTGGGGAAGTGAAAAtcaagaatcggaatcggatgccGTTGATGGAGGTGGTTCTGATTGGACGGCAGAGACCGCCGTCGGAGAAGTGGCGGTGGAGGAGGAATTTTCTGAGCCGCCGGAAGATGCAAAGATTTTTGTGGGGAATTTGCCTTATGATGTTGATAGTGAACAATTGGCTCAGCTTTTTCAACAAGCTGGTGTTGTTGAGATTTCTGAg GTTATATACAATAGAGAAACTGATCAAAGTAGGGGCTTTGGGTTTGTGACTATGAGTACTGTTGAAGAAGCTGAGAAGGCAGTTGAAATGCTCAACCGCTAT GAACTAGGAGGAAGGTACTTGACCGTAAACAAGGCTGCACCAAGAGGATCAAGGCCCGAGCGTACAGAGCGCGCACCCCAAATGACGGGTCCCTCCTACAGAATCTATGTCGGAAATTTGCCATGGGACGTTGATGATGTCCGCCTTGAACAACTTTTTAGCGAACATGGGAAGGTTGTGAATGCCCGAGTTGTTTATGATAGGGAAAGTGGTCGATCACGAGGGTTTGGATTTGTAACTATGTCAACTGAAAGTGAACTGAATGACGCCATTGAAAATCTTGATGGACAG AGCATGGGTGGGAGAGCCATCAGAGTAAATGTAGCGGAGGAAAAGCCAAGACGTTTTTGA